Below is a genomic region from Erigeron canadensis isolate Cc75 chromosome 7, C_canadensis_v1, whole genome shotgun sequence.
GGTTTTCTctcatatcattaaaaacagACATCCAATACATTGATCccttttgatttcttatatgttttttttttttgcttatttctTGTTACCTTTTCTCAGTTTTGTTGATTGAATTAATGTgatatcttttcttcttctcgTTATGCTACGATTAGGGAGTAGTCACGACGAAAATGAAGAGAAGATATCTATAATAACTATATAGTCTATTTATACAAGGATTATAAAGATAAGCATGGATGCAAGTCATGATCAAAATCTTTTGTGTAAGATTGTGAAAATTTGGTTCAAGACTTGTGTAATTTGTTGTATAAAATACCCAATTCCAATAAgcacatttttctttttcttggttTCATATCTGTTCTTTCCTagagttttaacaattttaatcTATGGTTTCCTTCTAGCTGGATTTTCATTTCTTGTTCATAAAGTTTTATTGGATATTGATCGACAAAAGATTAAACGGGTAGAAGAAGATGATAGGAGAAGAAAGTTTGCCAAGTCTCGTAGGAGTTTCAAATCTGCTTATGGTGATCGTAGTCAGCTTATTCGAAGAAACACAATAAAGAGAAGTGATAATGATACCACAACGAATGTTGAGGAAAAGGATGATTTTTTCTCAAAGACTTTAAATGATCTTTTGTTTGAGGGAAAGCCAAAAGAGATAGCAGAGGTGGATGTTAACTCTTTTTTTGGCAGAGGcgatttttcttcttcaaatgaTCATTCCCATTATTTGAGACCTAACGTTTATGTTAATACTGATGGAAATCGTAAGGATGTATTGAAAAGAGAAGGTTTGGATAAATCTGATGAAGATAACGAGCGGCACGATAAGGCTGTAAGATGGACAGAAAATGATCAAAAGAATGTGATGGATCTTGGGGTTTCCGAATCTGAAACAAACAAGAGGCTAGAGAGTCTAATGGAGAGAAGAAAATCGAGAAAAGATTTAGGATTTCAGGAAGCAGGGGAAATGGGCAATAATAATGTTCAAGTTTCTGCCATAAAAACCACCAGAGTAAACCCGTTTCTTGAAGATAATTCGTGTAGTAAGAAATCTCCCGGTTCAGCTCCATCTTCTTTCCTAGTGATTCAGAATCCATTTGACATTCCGTATGATCCTCATGAAGAAAAGCCGGATCTTAGTGGAGATAATTTTCATGAAGAGTTCACGGTTGGTCACCAGAAAGAACAGATATATTGTAGGCACCAAAGCTTCAGTTTAGGTGAATACAAGCATACTAATCAAGATAGTCCGATTTCAGATGATAAAAGTCGCAGTAATCATCCAAAAGAACATGATGAAACCGAAAAAAGAACAGATGAATATGATGTGCCTCTACATGCTTCTAACGCTATAGAAAGTGATTTACAAAGAAATTCTGATTCAACAATGTCAGAAGAGCGCAAAGCTGATATTGTTTTCTTCTATGGGACAAATAAGCGATTAGGCCATGTTCCAAGTAGTTCTGGTATTTCTGATTTGCAGGTTGAGCTTTCAGACGAAGGATCCGCGCCTACGTTAGATGAGCTGGACATAGAAAAAGCTAAAGAAAGTGGGCTAAACTCATCAAACCAATCTGAAGCAGATGTAGAAATTGTTAGAGAAGGTGGAGAAATTAGCTCAACTAATCAATCTAACATAGATCAAGGTATGACAGACGAACAACGTGTTTCTGATATGGAAAATAACCCATCTCCAATACATTCAGACATGCTACAAAGCAACAACCACGTAAACGAATCATTTGGGCCTGGTCAGAGCTCTGTAGTTCAGGCTGCAGTACCAAATGGGCTGGAGAATTAGCCATAGGACCAGCTAGCTTGCTCCTGTTACCTCAAGCGCTCCCAACTGAGGTACAACATTCATATAATCACATTTTTCAATTGTGTTATTTAGCATTGATCAGCAATGTATTAAAAATGTAATGTATGTGTAATGTATACAAATTGTGTAGTGAACCTTTAGATGAAAtaaaggaaagtaggtatttGAGGGAATGTAGGTATTAGAACTATTATTAATAATGTGCAAAAGGTTACAAATTGTGGAGTGGTGGAGGGTTTATATACACCTAGCAATTACACTTAGCACCCTAGCTAATTTCAATACAAgcccttaattaattatcaaaacaacCCTCCAATCACACTTAATTAAATACAAGGACAATACAAAAAGGAAATACAAAACTAGCACTAATTATTCCAAAAGCTAACAGTATGTTAATATGAATTGAAATAGGATCTGAACTATCGTCAATCATAGAATACAAATGAAGAGTGGAGAAAAATTTTCTATGCTCACTGATTCAAGCAGATAGAGTTATAGATAACTACTCTTCAAGAGTTATGGTCAAAGCGAGTACTGGATatacttcaaatgatcaaatctATGTACAGATGCCATCCTATTTCAACATGAAGACGCGATTGCATGTAGCGACACAATAGGCCTGGAGCTCATCATAACAAAGTGATGTTAGAGTCTAGTTTAGCATATCTTAATCCAGGGTTCAGCCCTTTTCATTATTTGTTCAGATAGAATAATTCGTTTGATAATAGAGCTAAatactacatatatattattagttgaTAAATTGTGAATTAAGTTTTTGTTCTAAGTTTAATTGTAGAATGTTCAACTATCTTCAAATCAAAGTTGTCATGAtccgtttcttttttttttttttttggagctCACTCAATTTTGAGTTAAGACACATAAATAGTCTTTCTACAAACTTaccttttgtatatatatttccattATTCCCAAAGAAATTCGGAAGATTAGAAGTATCTTTTATGTTGGATGAAATGAAACTAGGCTTTATTGGCGATCCACCACGAGTAATAGTTGCCCAATGGTTGACAAAGTTGGCCATCGTGAAACCATCACCGACCTTGTGTGAGAGGGAAACAGCCACTGCAGCCCCACCGCATGGGAAATGGTTCAGTTGGACCTCTAGCATATTAGGACTAGTTACATTATCCGCAGAACCTAGCCCATTTGGAATGAGTTTGTTTAATATTGTTTCGTCCACGTCTCTCTTGAGAATCAAGTCATGGAGTGGGATGTCGATAGAAGCTTCCAAGAGCTCGACTCCTTCATCGTTGCAATGATGTGAGGTGAAAAAGGCGCATTAAGGTATCTGCCAGCAAATGGGTAGTATTGTGTTAACCTCTTTGATAGTGATTTTTATTAAGATGTTGATATCAcaacttttggatttttttgtACGGATGGGATAATTTTTAACATCTTTGGTGTTTCTAGGAACTTAGGCCAAATATTTTGCAAAACTAGGAAAGCCGGTGTTGAAAACACCGGCCTTGCTCGAATAACCAAAGTCCGGACTCCTCAACACCAACCTTACATTACGTGGAATTAATTCAACTTTCTTCATTCAAACCTTATCAAAGTCCGGTAACTTGATCACCGGTcttgaatttttaattttttttggctttttttttgttgttgttgtattaaTTAGAAGTAGTGTGTGACTAACGTCAAGTTGCTAATTACCTATTCGAAGTTCATTTCTACTACAAGTTTGTTCGTAACACTTTGGTTTCAATTTATGTGTAGTTGTACGTTAAAACTTTGTTCGATCTGGAAGTTGTTACACGTTTAATTTGCTTATGATCCATCTAGCATTGTGTAAACTTTCGTGAAGTTTCGTTGCAGTGTTTGTTTGTTCACATGAAAAACGAGTGTTTTTTTGTGAACTGCGATGTCGTTTATTGGTTTATCGAAGGGGAGTCGAGCCTGTTTCTTTAGTTAGATATCTAGATTGTGGTCTAGATAAGTTGGGGGTGAAAACCAATTCATTGTAGAACATAGCGGTTACAAGTTACAAGCCATCAAAGTAACCACTTTGATACATGGTTAATGTTTTTTGTGATTTACGATCTAGTTTATCGGTTGATTGTGAAGGGTTCAAGGTTGTTCGAGTAAGTATAGATACTTAGATTGGGGCTTAGTCTAGTTGTGTTAAGAAGTAGTAGAGCCACGAGATACATTAACCGCGTATCAAAGTGGTAATCTTGATCGCTTGTTACTTGTGACTTTTTTGATCTACAACGAATCGGTTTTCACACCCAATTTATCTAGACCACAATCTATATCTCTCACTAAAGAAACATGCTTGACTATCCTAGGATCAACCCGTAAACGTGATCGAAAATCACAAAAAACACTCGCAAACGTTCTTCTTGAGAAAAAACAAACTGTAACGAAACTTTACACAATGATTAATGGATCATAAACAAACTTAAAACCACTTTCACAATAATATTCTAATGTACATATTTCACAAAAATGGAAACTGAAGTTTTACAAACTAACATGTAGAAATGAACATGGAAATGAGATCTAATTATAATTAGAAAAACAGCTTAGACGTTACTTGTACAGTACTTCTAATATAACACAAAAAGCTAACACAAAaagcaaacaaaaataaattgaagAGCGGTGATGAGGTTACCGGACTTGgtgatatgaaagaaaaaaagttaaagaCCGGTGTCTCAAAGACCGGACTTAATTCCATGTAATGTAAGGCCGGTGTTGAAGAGGCCGaactttgatgatttggacAAGCCCGGTGTTGAAAACACCGGTTTTCCTAGTTTTGCAAAAATCTTAAACCAAATTCCTAAAAACACCATAAGGTTGAAATTTTGTCCTATTCATACAAAAAGCTCCAACTTTTGTAGTTTTTGTAGAAGAAAACCAATGGCATATGGACGTTGGGACTTATGTGTTAAACTCTTTGATAGTGTTCATATTTTAGTACAATGAATGTAAGCTGATGATATGAAGATGgaaatatatgtgttatgtgcCTAAGTATATGTATACACATGATATATAGTGTACATTTACTTTATTTCACATGTCCGTCACATGGATTTTGCATGCTATTGATCACATGGAGTCTGGCTTATGGGGGACTGGGGGAGGGAGTGAGTGAGGGAGATGGGAGGGAGCTCGCGATGGAATGTGGTTCAGCCGCCACTGCGGCGAGATGGAGGAGGGCTGGAGGCCAGCGAGCTCTGATATCGCGAAGGGTTGGGAGGCAGATGGGGGAAGAATGACCGAAGGTGTTTCTGACCGTTGCAGACTTGCAGGCCAACAGTGTAAGTTTACACACgtcagggaccaaaaatgtaaactgggccaaacttttttttttctttataattatttttttttagctacGATTTTAGTTCAAAAAAGGTGAAATTGCTGGCCCAAACTAGGTCAAActtcttctttttaacaaaatgaaattgcttaagacttttttttttttttaatttttaactgtttttttttctttttttcaacctttttttggCATAgtctaaacttttttttttaattatgtaattttttatttttattatgtaatgtgttttttttaatattacgaaatgtgttttgttattaataaacatataaattaaaaaaatgattaattatgtaaaattataatgttaaggataaattatgaaaatttgaagaaaGTTAGAAGTGATGAttaccattaaaaaaagttgaaaaaatggtTGGGGGTTGAAATAAGATGGAGTAATTTGATTGAGTAATTTGAGAGATGGGGAAAAaaggagatatatatatatatatataggggaaagataatttgaaacCAACTAAAAAaggtccaaaaaaggaccattgattttcgtaacttacacaccaccatcatcatttactacgatatacaagacttttttgtaaaaacactaagatttTCTAGCGATGGGCccatagaaaaatcatgtgtaagttaacttacacacacatgtgtaaattaacttaacttacacatgattttctggtgggcccgtcgccggaaagtcttagtgtttttacaaaaaagtcttgtatatcgtagtagatgatgatggtgtacaaaaatcaatggtcctagttggtcctaaaataagcaaggtctcaaaatatctcacccctatataggtatatatatatagtgaaaagttattttgagaaccttttttattgcgagaacctttaagaactttttaaatcaaacccaaccgatgattattctttacatgaaaattattttttgattgttttctaaataacttatgtgtaattttgaagtttataactgtgtggaggcatgaattatcatccgttatacaattatgtggggATTTGGATTCTCGattacatgtgcacgaatattgctatgattacatgtgatcgacttgcatacatgtgatcatagcaatattcgtgcacatgtgatcaagaatccaaatctccacataattgtataacggatgataatccatgctccacacaattataaacttcataattacacataagttattcagaaaacaatcaaaaactaattttcatgtaaagaacaatcatcgatTGGGCTTGATtttaaaagttctcaaaggttctcgcaataaaaagggttctcaaaataactttaccctatatatatatatatatatatatatattcttctcCCCTTATGACTTATTAATAATTAAGTGCTATAGACATGCTCACATGCATCGTTTAAATTTCTAGATGTGAATGGTGAGGTTAACTCATTTTACAATATAAAGGTCTTACATATGTACATGCTAAGTACAGGTAGCTGAGTAGCTCAATATTTGCACTTAAATTTTTTCTAGATGCGATTATTACAATTCAACAATTTTTAATAGTTGCTTGGATTCACTAATATTTGCGCACAAGATTGCATCTGATATTAGATACGTAACATCCCGTTTACAGGAATTATTGGAATACTACATGCAATGGAATATCGAAAATTTTATTATGGGTCTTTTCACCAGATTAAGATCATCTTATGTCCTCCAACTTAACTAGTAATATTATTGAAATCtcaatttttggtttaaaatcaagggtcaaaattCATTGATCATCTTTAAATCCAaactcttgattttaatttaagtgCATGTTCAGATTACTCAAGACGCAAAATTGATCAAATTGTCATGCTCGTATACCTTTGGGTAAAACGATTGAATCTTCTCTTACAAGCAACCATCTATCCGATTCGCTTTCAAAGAATTAAAAGGAACTAGTTACCCTTGGCTTGCTAATAGACCGACGTCACAACAAATTACTTGGACCCAATGGAATAGCGTTGACAACTAATAGTGTCGGCAATGATTGCGGTGGTGATGATGACAATCAATAGTGCAATGCACCATCAAACGTGTTTTACAGTGTTGTGTTCTACAACAATGTAAAGCACATTTGGTGGTGTATTGCTGTAAGTGCACATTTTGGTGTACAATTTATAGTCGTTGCTATATGAATTATGTAATGCCTGAAATATGACCTCAAACAGTTGAGAGGTCGTAATCAATATGCAAAATACGACCGGGATGTGTAAATGCAAAGTCGTAAGTACATGAAGCCCATAACGTGATAAAGAGCCCAGCCCGTGTAGATTAGGGTCTGTGTCATGtcattataaatacatataattgtCTTAGGTTTGAGTTTGACGAGGTTAGGCAGAATTAGCCTAACAATAGCTATAATATCATCCAAGGCATACAAGGTAGAGATCTATGCCTTGTTGTTCCGCCACTATCATGTAATTCTTAATTAGGATGTCACTATGTTAGTAATCCATAAACATAGTGATGTAGTCATATGGATTTTATCCTTGTAACGACTAGTAATAATAGAGAATTACTTTCGTCATCATCTTAATTCTTGTTGTATCGTGTATATATTTTGCTGCCTCATTATCAACGTATTCACATGGATTCCGCACATGTAAAAGACGTGTAGATCTCATGATTTCGATCCTCACATGAACTTACAACTCGTATCAGAGACTCTTGGTTTTCTATCGAAAGGTTATAATTTGTTGGTGATAGACAACGTTGGTTTAGGGTCGTTTATATGTCATTCTTTCACGAGTTTACGATTGAAAACCTTAAGGGTCACCTCTGTGTGTTTTTATAGAACTTTCGAAAGAGTTTTGGCTATTAGGATTCGAAATAAAGAAGATCGAAGATTACAACATCATTTGCGACATCGCCAGCTCGTATTACCTCATCCGGCTCGAATTACgacctcattaattaattacgaTCACACTAGTTCAATTGTGATCTCGTTTCTCGTTTACAATCTCGTGAGCTCTTTACGACCTCGAGTTCTTAATCGCGACCTCATTTTAATTTTGCAACcttgtttatttttaaacagTTCGTATTATTTAACCAGCTCGTGAAAAATGACGTCTCAATTACCCGTAAACTATCAAGCCTTGATGAATTAGTTGATCTTGATAGATCATGAAACCGAAAGGTAAATTCACCACCCAAGATGATATGCCTAGATGGATATTTCTATTGGAAGTGCGGATTCAAATTGCATTGTCGGCTTATGGATGTCAGAATGTGGATCTGTATCATACATGGCTGGTTCAAGTGGTGGAAAAGCAGTTACTTTTGAGCAAATGTCAGTTGATCAGAAGAAGGACTACGAAGCTGAAAGCAAGGCTTTAGGATCAATAAGAATGGCCCTTCAAGGGGAATTCTTACTTGTTTGAGCAGCGCAAAGGGCTTTTGGGATGCACTCAAGGAGCATTGTGAAGGTGATGAAGATCTCAAGAAGAGAATGAAAGACTTGCTGAACAAAGAGTACTATGTTTTCACAAGTTTCAAGGAAGAAGCTCTTGGTAAGACACTGATTCGTTACATGCACTTGTTAGTTGAGTTggcatatttttgttataaaccTAATCCACAGGAAATAATCGACAAGTTGTTGGATTCTCTTCCGGCTAAGTGGGAAGGTTTGTTACTTCAATCCAGCAAAATCCCAGATTCAACACGTAGACTTTGGATCAGATGATCAGAAAGTTGAGTGGTCACGAAATGAAGCATAAGTCAAAAAAAGCTCGTAGTAGTGATTTTGTTCAACGTCCGGAACTTTATCATAGTAAGTCGAGATTCTTTGGGAAAATCTTCAAATAGAGGGATTACCGCCTTCTACAGTggagaaaatgaaaatttgaagaTGACGATTGATTCTGACAACAACTTGATGTATGTAACTTCTCCGGATGCAACTATGGTTGTTCATAATGGGAATCAGAAAAGTAGTTCTCCAAGCTCGGGTTTATAAGGAATGACGATGAGCATAAGATCTGTTGAGGGACATTTTGGCATGTTGGCTTCGTTTGTATCTGCTCATGAAAAGTTAATTAGAGGAAAACTGACTGATCCTGATCTAGTTACGCAGGATTACAAACAGGTTGATCCAGATGATctagaagaaatggatctaaaCTGGCAATTAGCTATGCTAACCTTGAGAGTTCAAAGATTCACTGATAGAATGGAAGGAAGGTCATAGACGGAAAGATGGGATTTGATAAAACCAAGGTGAAGTGTTTTAACTGTGATGGTTTTGGACATTTTGCACGAGAATGTCAGCGACCAAGACGGGACAACAATTCAGCTACTGGTCGTCAGCACTTCAATCAGAGTGGTTCTATTGCAAGTCGGAATTCAGGACGTCAATATGCTAATCCTGGTAACCGAAACTCAGAAGAACGAACAACTCGGGAGCTTTGGTTGTTCAAAATGATGGTACTTATAATTGGGGTTCGACTAGTGTCGATGATTAGAATCATGCATTTCTGGCTAAAATTCAGGATTATGATGAGGAATGAAATATCTTGTTAagttaatatagatatagatatagaaatagtCTTTTTAATAGCTAATAATCATGGCACATGTTTAGATGTTATCTCGCGGATCATATTAGATATTCCTCTTTTAGTAGACTCAATTTTCATAAGCTTAAGAGATCCTTTATCTTCCTGGTTGACACACATCCTGTTAAGATAAATAATCTGCACACTCAAACAAACTCATGAGATCCTCACAACACATTTATTAATCTCAAGGATAAATTATACTATTGTTAAGCTaatgtagatatagatacagaaataGTCTTTTCAATAGTTAATTATCATGGCAAATGTTTAGATGTTATCTCGCGGATCATGTCAGATATTCCTCttttagtaatagtaataattattctattattctatttttgtttattgtattcTTGATAATCAGATAAagattttaatgatataaaatttatattataaaaaatgtcttcgttttaaatataaattagactTATGctcgcgtaatgcggcggcggcTGGGTAGtaatggcggaggtggtggtgacggtggtgacggtggtggggcggtagtggggacggtgatggggatgacgatggtggtgaatgtaaaagtagttgaagttaaaggtgatattgtagttattttaagtgttgaggATCTATACTgtattatttcattaagagtattataggtttattagatagagatgtttaaattagtgaataaatgtgaataatatttttggttttttcaaaaGCAAAAAGTTTGATGAGTAAAATTaggtagtttgttttattagacGAGAGAAAGTATCTGCGCATTGcagcggtaagatggtgggggtgataggtcataggaggtgataagtcatagagtgtgatagccaaatgctttagtcgtacgggctccgccctcgaatttaaaaattcgtcgaaagtatatcaaatgacatctctaatgaaaaaacatgaaattttaagaacacccatacaattgttataatttattgatatacgatttttgagataaaagctTTTGAacaaattagagaaataaaatgatttatgtaggaaagagaaaaaaatgagtggttgaaatttaaaGAAAGGGaagaaaatgagtgattgagatttaatgatattataagtatattaggtagaaatatttaaattaaagaataaaaaagagaggtatattaggtatttcaaatcatcttttgagaatttgaaaAAAGGTGCTACTCCTTTATAATGTACGAGAGAAAATACCCGAGCATTGCGGCAGTGAGATAGtggggtgatatgtcatagaaggtgataagtcatagagtatgatagcaaAATGCCTTAGTCATACGGGCTctgccctcgaatttaaaagtTCGTTGAAAgcatatcgaatgacatctctaatgaaagagcatgtaattttaagaacactcacacaatttttataatttatcgatatacggtttttgagataaaagattttgaatgaattagaggaatgaaataatttatagaggagagaaaaaaaatgagtggttgagatttgaggagagaaaaaaaaaataagtagttgagatttaaggatattaaccatattataagtatattaggtagaggtgtttaaattagtgaataaagaagagggtAATTTAGATATTCAAATTATCTTTTTAAGataatgctttataagataatatagatatagatataaatatagatacagatatagatatgtaGATTATAGATAGTATAAAAGATTCTCCATATCAAATTTAGGTTGAATTGAACtaaatatttcaaataataaaacatGTAAAAGTGTGTTCAAGAgttcaaattttaaaagaaaaaaaaaaaacctttgacTATGAGAAATGAATGACGAGGTTAGgttctttaaaagaaaaaatatatatacttggatATTTTTGATAAGCGTTTAAGATTTTGATAAAAGGTTAAATCATATTTTGATAATAGTCTAGGATTTAATCTATATCCGTTATTTGATAAATTCAGGGGGAATTGCTTGTTTGCTATTGTGTATGGCTGAAATTTGTTAAAATGCACACAAGATGTTTGAGAAAATGTCTGAATGAAATCTGAAAAAACATTGTTGCTACTTGAATAGTTGAATCATCTACTCGGTCTCTTGTTAGTTTTAGTCGGATTTAAAATCTAGACTAGTGTTGAATGCTTAATTTTGTGCTCGGTGACTTGCATTAGTGTACATAGGGGTGCTTGGTGTTGcttacttggttatattccgcGCTCAGTATCTTTTAACATTAGGCTCAGTGTTACCTGAATCTTTTGGGCTATGTCCTTTTATGCTCAGTGTAATTTGATGTGTAATGTGATTTGTTTTTTAACTTAGAAGTTTTAGGCTCAGTGACTTTTTTACTTGAGTGAATTATGCTTGGAGTTTTTGTGTTCAGTGCTTGTGCGCGCTTAGTGTTTAGTTTGGAACTTTTGAAAGATTGTCGAAGACCAAAAATTTGGGAAATGTTTGATGATAGTAACATCGGAAAGCGTGTATAGATCAAGATAAAGACAAGAAAATGAAAGCGGAAAGCAGTTCTAGACAATACAAACAATCTTTGATGATAATAAAGCATAAACTTTTAGTTGTCTTCAACATATTGAAGAAGTTCTTTGTGATTTTGAAGAATAGCCATTTCTCCTTCTTCTAAATGCACGATTGCTTCAATACCATCTCCAGAGGCAGtatccataaaaataaaatgacttGAACCCTCGATACCAGTAGTTACTACAAGTACTCGTTCTGGCTTTTCCCACCCAAAGTCCACCTGGTAAAATGGAATTTTACACACGCTTGAAAAAGAATGAGTTCGATGACTTTGATCTTGTGCTAAGGTTGATAGTTTTTCAATATACATTTTGCCTAAATCTTCCACATCTCTTACTCCTTGAATCTCCAATCTATCTTTCCTCAAACTAGAATAACTTCGTTGAACTGG
It encodes:
- the LOC122608576 gene encoding uncharacterized protein LOC122608576; translation: MDASHDQNLLCKIVKIWFKTCVICCIKYPIPISTFFFFLVSYLFFPRVLTILIYGFLLAGFSFLVHKVLLDIDRQKIKRVEEDDRRRKFAKSRRSFKSAYGDRSQLIRRNTIKRSDNDTTTNVEEKDDFFSKTLNDLLFEGKPKEIAEVDVNSFFGRGDFSSSNDHSHYLRPNVYVNTDGNRKDVLKREGLDKSDEDNERHDKAVRWTENDQKNVMDLGVSESETNKRLESLMERRKSRKDLGFQEAGEMGNNNVQVSAIKTTRVNPFLEDNSCSKKSPGSAPSSFLVIQNPFDIPYDPHEEKPDLSGDNFHEEFTVGHQKEQIYCRHQSFSLGEYKHTNQDSPISDDKSRSNHPKEHDETEKRTDEYDVPLHASNAIESDLQRNSDSTMSEERKADIVFFYGTNKRLGHVPSSSGISDLQVELSDEGSAPTLDELDIEKAKESGLNSSNQSEADVEIVREGGEISSTNQSNIDQGMTDEQRVSDMENNPSPIHSDMLQSNNHVNESFGPGQSSVVQAAVPNGLEN